ATTCGTATTCGTGCTGAATTTTTCTATGTTATTTTAATATTTAAACTTTTTATCTTCATCTTTCCCTTTACAAGATATTTTATTCTGAATTATCTAAGCATTCTACTTGATACATTTGATATATGAAGCTTCATACTAGCTTCTGCTTTCTCATACTGTTTTTCCTTCAATTGAGAAATTATAATTTCATGTTCCTCAATGGCAATTTCTTTATATTTATTCAAGCTTCCAGATAAAATCAAATATCTTTGGACAATTGTATTTATATCCTTTATCATACCGTAAAGCCACTTATTTTTTGTAAATTCTCCTATACATACATGAAATTCATACTCCATTTTTATAAGATCTTCATAATTATTTTCCTTAGCCGCTTTCTTTTGGGTGTAAAGTATATCTTCTAGCTTTTTAATTTCATCTTGCTTCATATTATTTTCTAATTCCTTCACAGCTAATGGCTCTAGTACTTCTCTAACTACGGTTATTTCTTCTACATCCTTTTGTCCTATGTTTGATACAATTACATTCCTAGATGAATTTATTTCAACCAAATGGTCATATGCTAATTTCCTTAGGGCGGTTCTAAGTGGTGTCCTACTTATGGCAAGTTGTTCTGCTAGCTTTTCTTCTATTAATATTTCTCCTGGTTTAAAAACGTTTGTCATAATAGCATCTTTAATTATCTCATAAGCTTTATCTGTTAGCGAAATTT
The Clostridium felsineum DSM 794 DNA segment above includes these coding regions:
- a CDS encoding GntR family transcriptional regulator; its protein translation is MSKLPEIGTKISLTDKAYEIIKDAIMTNVFKPGEILIEEKLAEQLAISRTPLRTALRKLAYDHLVEINSSRNVIVSNIGQKDVEEITVVREVLEPLAVKELENNMKQDEIKKLEDILYTQKKAAKENNYEDLIKMEYEFHVCIGEFTKNKWLYGMIKDINTIVQRYLILSGSLNKYKEIAIEEHEIIISQLKEKQYEKAEASMKLHISNVSSRMLR